Below is a window of Arabidopsis thaliana chromosome 2, partial sequence DNA.
GGTCGTTCTCCTCGGAGAAAAAGATATCCCCGTCGTGACTCTCCTCGCTCTTCTCCCCGAGGTGGACTGAGCAGCGAACCCATTGGTAATTTAGTTTGCAAAAAGAGAGACAGACCGGCTCGTGGCAGCTCTTCTCCCCGAAGGGACAAATCAAAGGCCCGGACTTTTGACAGATAGCGTCCCGGAATTTGAGAACGCTTCTTACTCCATGCTTACTATTCATCGCGGGGTAGTTTCAtttccctttttctaatcttgCTATTCCTTTACGTACTAACTTACTTTCTCGGGCTTATACTCAGTGCCAGGCAAACAGCAAACTTAACGACATGGTTGAGCACTATGAAGGATTGCTGCTTAGTAGGGAGCAAGACATCGACACTTGGAAGGGCAAGTTTTCTTCCCTCGAGGCTGACCTCCGTCCCTCTCCGGTTCCAAGCAAAAATTGGAGGACCAAGTCGACCATCTCTCTTCTGAACTCATGGAATCAAACGGCGAGTTGCAAGATCAGTACCGTAGACATGACAAACTCCAAGATGAACTCTCAGTTGCCCAAGATAGGCTTTCTGAATCTGAATCGGTTGCTTACACCTTGAACAACCAGTTCACCGAACTTAAGGCAAAGTACAAGGCAATCGCCAAGCTTCGAGATGCTGAGTTAGCTAAGTCGGCGTTAAAAGCCAGAAAAGAAGTGAAAGGTCGCAGGATAGAGCTGATTCAGGGGGCCATTCTTTTCATTCAAACCGAAAAGGCAAGATCAGAGCTGGAATCTAATATTAAGGAGCACGAAAGCAACCTACTCTTGTTGGACCAGGTCCACGAGGAGGATTTCAGCGAGGAGTAAGAGAGGTCCGATTTGACAGCCGTTTTATCCGAGAAACATAGCCGCCTTCTTGCTCTCCCCGCTTCATCCTTCAACCCTCAGCACTTCAAAGAGTTCTTCATCGAATCACCCCCTTTGGGTGAATCGGGTTTAGATTGGGCTGGTAAACTTTCATACTTAAAGTTTTATCACttacagtttttttatatatactctttACTGATTTGAACTGTTCTCCTCAGGTTCAAGTGAATCGGATGATACTGCTGCACCTAAGGTGCCTGCCATACTGGTAGAGATTGTTGAACCTGACCCTATTTTGCCCAAAGCTCCTCCGTTGTGAACAGCGAGACGGAGATCATCCCGGATGATGAGTGTGATGCTAGGCACGAGCCGGGAACCTCTTTCGAGACACTCCCTGGCGTTGAACCGAATGAAACCGAGACGACTGATGTCGAGCCCGAGATAGCTACGGATTAATAGTGGTTGCGTCCACTTGAAATTGGAGGTTGTCCCAAATATTTAAGAACttgaaattaattattggatAAGTATTTACCTAAGGAGgcttttaaactttttttaaactatGATCCCAAGAGGGTTTGACTAAAGTAGAATGCGGGTTTGCAAAGTCCGcctttaaatattttgaccATGTGGTTAAGTTTCGAGATTCTAAGGTTGATCAGACCTTTCTAATAGAACGCGAGAAATGAGCTCATCTTAACGCGAATTTCCCATCTCGGGTTGAGTTAATTCATTACATTTATTGGGCTTGGGCCTTAACTGTTATACCTTGTATTTAATGGGCTCTTTGTCTTAAATGCGACGGTTGCCATTTCCCATCCTATTTCTCGAGAAACCGGAAAAAACCTCACGCCTTTGAGGCAATAATTGCCTTTTATCGATTTCCAAATATGGCTTAAACCATTCGGACACGCCATCattattgaatttttggtttcaagACAAGATCTAAACctctataaataaaagtttatcTATCACCGAATTTCCCCCAAGTatgattttagaaatttaCTTGATAAACACCACGAGAATGGAAAACGAAGGAGCCTCCACTGTCTGTCCTCTCGACCCTGGCAGTCCATTGTTTCTGTCCGGCGATGATTTCGAACCTGCCGGCGTTCTCTTTCCACACACCGCTTTCCACTTTCCTCCGAAAGATAAAAAGGAGGCGTACGACTATATGGACAAGGTCGGGAttcattcttcttccctctattacgattcttcatcttttttttatatatttaccgGTTTCCATGTTAGGTTGTCGACAAACATCGCCGCTTGTGCGATGAGAGGCAACGTCTGGGCCTCAAAAGGCAAACGCTCGAGGCCCGAATCGCTCGAGTGGAGAGGAAGGTGAGGGAAATGGAGAGTGATCCCTTTCAATGGGAGTTGAGGAACTTCGACTGCGTTGCCAAGATCCCGACTATGCTTTGGATGTACCTCCGCGCTCGTGGTCAAGTTCTCGGTCTCGTGAATGCTCATGTTGAGGTGGTCCCATCCGATAGCGAGGAGgacgacgaagaagaggaCATCGACCCCTCGAATTGTGTCAAGAATGAACCCAAGGTAGACGACAAAAATGAAGCGTCCACTTCGAATGCTGAATCGGCGATGAAGGAGCATGTTCCTAAACCTCTTCCATAAATGTCCCCGAACTTGctacttacttttttttattttttttttaactcgtTATGGGCTCCGgctcatttttaatttatggaaacttttttatttccttgaTCTCAAAATACTCGTTTTGGAGATATGTTTTAAATGCAGGGCCAACTGGAAGGCGTAGGTCTTTCCGCGAATCACTCCGGCCTCAAATAGAATTGCAATCTTCAAAGGTGCCAAGTCCCTATAAATTGCGACTCcaagttttctttattttttattacaactttcttttccttttgcagCTATGGAGTTTAACCTTCGATGTTCGGAGTCCATGCCAGACTTTTCTAGGGTCGGAATGATGGATGAGGACATCCCAAACGTGCGGGGAAGAGGGCCTTCTCAACCTCGTGGCTTCTTAAGGTCCCAAATCCGAGCTCCATGTGCATTGATGAAGGGACTTTCTGACATAGACCAAGAAATCACGATGGCATTCATCAAGGCTCTTGCGGTTCAGCACCAGAAGCGTTCGTTGGAAAGGAGGAAAATCCGAAAAAAGATTAACCGAATATTACGTAGGGTTATTGCGATATCGAGGGAACTTCACACCCTCAACTCTCACCCCGGGGACTGGATTGAGCTTGGAATTTCCGAATTTGATCGCATACCGGATTGTATGATGCCGATTCTTGAACTCGCTGGTCAAGGAGTCCAACTGTTCTACAAGTCGAGAAGAGTTTCTTAATTTGAAGTGCTAGCGTGACGAAACTTCGTCTTCTTTGCTTACTGCTTGAATACTTTCGTTTTGTTTCCTGTATTTGCATGTTCGCGTAGTCGAacttttcttgctttgttcGTTCGCACAGTCTGAACTCGTTCCCAAGCTGCGTACGTACCTATTTCAAGATCAAGCGACACCGTAGTTCATGTACATAACAAAAAACGCGTGTTTacttaaacataaaacttCTTTAAAATGACCACATTCCAAAGACCCTAGACAGGCATGTCTTCTTAATCTTTTAACCTATAAACACCATTCTGATCCACTTCGGTAATAATATAAGGTCCTTCCCAATTAATATCGAGCTTGCTTGCTCattcttcctttttattgTTGAAAACGCGCTTTAGAACGTAATCACGTACAAAGAAAggtctgattttgattttggaattgtAATATCGAGCTGCTGCCTGCTGGTAATTCTGAATCCGGATCAAAGCTTGGTCTCGCCTTTCGTTGATAGTATCTAACGAATCATCGAGCATTgctgagttttcttcttcggttAGGGGAGCCTCTGTTCAGCAAAGTCCATACACGTTGAGCTCGGCCGGGACCACTGTTTCCATCccataaactaaaaaaaacggATTTTCCCCAGTAGACCGCCTAGGAGTTGTGCGGTAAGCCCATAAAACCTGTTGAAGCTCGTCGTACCAACCTCCCTTCAAATGATTCAGGCACTTTTTTAGATTGGTTAGGATTGTCTTATTTGCGGCTTCGGCTTGACCATTTCCTTGTGGATAACGTGGAGTGGAGTAACTGACTTTGATTCCCCAATCTGTACAGAAAGTTTCGAATTCGTGCGAAATGAATTGTGGTCCGTTGTCTGTGACTATCTCGTATGGGACACCATGCCGACATCTGGTATTTTTCCAAATGAAAGTTTTTACTGCCAAATCTTACGTATGCTTCAGCCTCAAtccattttgaaaaataatcagTTAAGACAAAAGATATTGTACGCCTCGAGTTGATCTGTGCAATGGTCCAATGATATCCATCGACCACCTCATAAACGGGTATTGGGCAGAGATAGAAAAGAATAACTCCAAAGATTGATGGATTAGAGGTGCATGAAGTTGGCAACGCTTACACAGCTGGGCGTACTTAACACAATCTGTTATCATAGTGGGCCAATAATATCccattcttttaattttgaaagcCATTGCCCTTCATGATGAATGACTACCACACAGACCTTCATGCACTTCGCTCATGACAATTTTGACTTCGAGCCCAAAGATGCATAGTAGGTAAGGGTCGCTGACACCTCGCTTATATAATGCGTCctttgacaaacaaaattttgcgCTAACGATTCTCATTTTCCTGGCCTGCCACTTATTTTTTGGGAGCTTGCCTGTCAcaatgtaatgttttattgtCTCCCTCCAATCAGTCTCCCAATCTTTAGCCTGAATTTGGTCAACCTCGTGAAATATTCTTGGTTCCGGTTTGGGATGCTCGTTTAGCTCAAGTATATCCTCCTCGATAAGTGGCTCGGTCTCTATAACCGTTTCTGGAACTGCGTCTTCTGTCAGGTCAATAGGCTCCTCGCTACTATTTTCTTTAGATGTGCCAGACTCAAATATGGTTGAACCTTTTGACTTCCTCCACTTTATGGAAGTAATTCTATTCTCAGGCTCACCAAGCTCACGCGCCGCAGCTCGAGACCTTGTAATGACGAGGGTCCTTTTTTCCTCCTTAATGTTCTATTCTGAAATGCATTCTACTGGAGTGACTCTTTTTACCAAAGGATCTGACGTTGACGCCAGCGTGGCAAGTGCGTCCGCGGTTGTATTTTCTCCTCGAGGTATGCgaatgagttcaaatttgagaTATGCTTCCATTCTTGaatctttggttttgtaataTCCATTGAACTGGTTAACAACCAGTTGTGAATCACAATAAGCGATCAATTCTTTAGCTCCAACTCCTTGTGCCAACCTAAGTCCAGCGATTAGAGCTTCATATTCTGCCTCATTGTTAGAAGCATTGAATAGCAAACAGAATGATTGCTCAAGAATTTCCGATGTGGGAGATTCCAACTTGATTCCCACTCCTGTTTTGATGAACATCTATCTACATGCAACTTCCAAGTTTCATTTTGTGGTTGCTCCGGCGCGCCAAGTACTGGTAGTTTGGTCAGGATATCTGCCAAAACTTGGGCCTTCATGCTGACTCGGCTTTTGTACTCTATATCATACTCACTTAGCTCCACTACCCACTTCGCCAATCTTCCGGACTGACTTGGACTATGAAGAATTGTTCGAAGTGAATGATTGGTTAATACTTCGATCGGATGAGATTGGAAATATGGACGCAACTTTCGGGCAGAAGTTACAACCGCAAGTGCGAGTTTTTCCATCATTGTATATCTAGTTTCTGGATTTGTCATGGACTTACTTACGTAGTAAATCGGCTTCTGTTCTCCGCGATCCTCCCGTATCAAGACTCCACTAACTGCAAGGTTCAACACTGAAACGTACAAATAGAGCTTTTCATCCACTTCGCGCTTGGACAGTACGGGTAGAGTTGTTAGGTATGCCTTAAGCTGTCCAAATGCCTCTTCACATTTCTCATCCCAAAGGAATCCTTTGTTTCCTTTTAGAATTTGATAAAAGGGTATAGATTTATCTGTTGATATTGAAATAAAACGGTTTAGAGCTGCAATCCGACCCGTTAACCGTTGCacttctttgaaattttttggaGACGGCATGTTGAGAAAAACATTGATTTGGTTCGTATTGGCTTCAATTCCCCTTTTTGTCACAATATAACCAAGGAATTCCCAGGATGGAACTCCGAACGTGCATTTTGTCGGGTTCAGCTTCATTTGGTATTGATTGAGAATTTCAAAACATTCTTCTAAATGCTTAATGTGgtcctttttctttaacaacttgACCAACATATCATCTTTGTAAACTTCCATAGTCTTCCCAAGATGTTCGTGGAACATTTTGTTGACCAATCGTTGGTAAGTAGCTCCTGcattttttaaaccaaaaagcaTTACTTTATAACATTAAATACCTCTATCCGTGATAAACGATGTTTACTCCTGATCTTCGGGATTCatcattatttgattataaccCGAGAAGGCATCCTAAAAGTTAGTAACTCGTTCCCAGCGGTAGATTCCACAAGACTCTATATGCAGAAGCGGGAAACTATCCTTCGGGCAGGCTTTATTGAGGTCTGTGAAGTCGATGCACACTCTGTcttttccattcttcttcttgaccaCAATAGAGTTTGCTACCCAATCTGGGTATGGCACCTCCCTTATAGACCCTatctttaaaagtttatcTACTTCGTCATTTACCGCCTTTGCTCGTTCCACTccgagttttcttctttttggttttacagGCTTGAATCTCTGATCCACGTTTAGCTCGTGGCAGATTATGCTTGGATCTATGCCACGCATATCCGCTGCTGACCACGCAAACGatgctttatttttgttcaaaagtTCTATTATGGCTTCTTTTAATTTGTCGGTTGATATGATTCAAActacctagaactactctctcaaataagagatcaattgcagtattttaggatcgatttcacggagttcttttgttcaaacagtgagttaaatgtcgagattaagctagcagggtgTGAGTgaaatagtaagaaaacaaaataagaaaatagaagattgattgtgttgtaaacgatttaataaaagaggtaggaacagggtattctcaggaaactattggttagtagatctaattaaagctaggttgttatcgaaccattcttaaactcaaactctaattatggaataaccggtgggcgTGCCGcaaaactccctatatctatagctaatagtgaccggagaagccgagagacTATCAActtaaatatgcattcttaacgagttcaattgttcatcttagtaaataggccgattcttattacacacctagaccagactcatcaaataatagatccaactacagattcctatggcgggcatatctattgtctggattcaagatctagttaattactctagatctagcattaggTATAATtagagatgaagaattctaaagataacctagcaaagggggcaatctactaaaccatatgaatccctaatgagaaaccctattcctaacaagcagactactcagacatattgaatgaaacaaacaacataattgagaTAGAAAGCATGAACACAGTGAatagagaaggggaaagaagggatctcttcactgtatatagatctgaatgaaactctgaataacaatggatgaatagcttatgtctcttaCAATAGGgtttgcaaagaacttgataaaagacttgataaaagaaacttaggtctaaaaacaatatatatagaccctaaaaacgtctagggactaataatgcaaatagagAAATCTTCTGGGGCAAACTTGAGCTTCTGGAAACTCGAAAGCGGCTAGGGTTTTTGCTGGGCCAgaactggtgtcgatcgacaccaagagtgtgtcggtcgacactcctcgctgattcctgaaccaaaattgtccttagcttccttttcattaggttttgctccaaaatgtctccttatctccaatgttgtcccattgcatagaatacctgaaaagacacaaaaaagactcgagaaataacataaagactcaaaatcctatacctaaaacaaagataaatcGGTGAATATTGGGTTATATCATCGGTTAGAGTAGCTCCAATTCGAACTTTCCGATTTGGCTTGTCCTCTTCTAACATTATTTCTTTCTTCGCGGGCTTCGTTAATTGCTATTGGATCTTCAGACGGTGGCTAGCTAGATAACATGTCCGAGAAGCTTTAAAGtgatacaaaaccaaaaaaaaatagtaatattagAAGTTGTTTCTCAAGGCAAATCATTTGTGAATGTAAAAACAACTTAAAAACAACTCTGTTCCTGggtgattttttcttctcgaGTAGATAGTGGTGTTTGTAtaacatcttcatcatctttcttggtCTCTTTTGGAACatgtaaaccaaaacatcaaagcaaattttttctttttttaaacaattttatcATGTCTTTTTCAAAAGTTAAGGAATGCATACCTCtgttatttcttatttttgttgttgtgattctttctctgtgggTGCAGtatcattatcttcatcatctaacaaaattacataCGCTTCTTGATCTGCAAAATCATTATGttcatcatgttcttctactttttcttcttcctcttctcttccttcttcctcttcctttttttcatCTCCTTGTTTGggattctcttgtttttctgtttcttcatcattgcAAGTAGAATGATGACCTCTGTATTCAacctatataaataattacaagttttataaGTACAAACCATGACACATTTGTTTGTTCCTTAAAATCGGAAAATTAGTCATGTAAATCACTTTTCAAAAGcatttaaaatcccttgtaaatactTATCGAACACTGTCTATCCTTTAAAAACGgcttaaaatctttaaaatagaAGCTttaaaaatcccttgtaaaaacGATAATCacaaagatttataatttcaaTAACTATAAGCCattataaaactttattaaaacTCATACAGATTAACATataccttttcttcttcttcttcatcttcttcatcgttttcttcttcctcttcttttccttcttcctcatgtttttcttcttctccttgtttgggaatttctttcttttttgtttcttcagaaTGATGACCTCTTTATTCAACctgtataaataattacaaattttataataacccaaacttttaaaattcctcGTAAATACGTATCAAACACTGCCTATCCTTTAAAAACGactttaaatctttaaaactccATTTagaagcttttaaaatccctttgTAAAAACGATGAtcaaaaagaattataatttCAATAACTATAAGCCTTTATTAAACTTTATGAAACCTCATACCGATTAACacataccttttctttttcctcttcttttccttcttccttttccttttcttcatctccttgtttgggattctcttgtttttctgtttcttcatcattgtTAGTAGAATGATGACCTCTGTATTCGACCTatacaaaaaattacaagttttataaGTACAAGCCAGGACACACTTGgttgttttttaaaatcaaataattagtcatgtaaatcacttttaaaaggcttttaaaatcccttgtaaatactTATCGAACACTGCTTATCCTTTAAAAACGgcttaaaatctttaaaactccATTTagaagcttttaaaatcccttataaaaACGATAATCACAAAGAATTATAAtttcaataattataataagcctttttaaaactttattaaaacTCATACATATTAACAcataccttttcttcttcctcttcttttccttcttcctcttccatttcttcatctccttgtttgggattctcttgttttttctgtttttcaatCATTGTTAGTAGAATGATGATCTCTGTATTCGACCTGtataaaaaattacaactttTATAAGTACAAGCCAGAACACACTTGTTTGTTCTTTAAAATCGAATAATTAGTCATGtaaatcacttttaaaaagcttttaaaatcccttgtaaatatgtATCGAACACTGCCTATCCTTTAAAAACGgcttaaaatctttaaaacaccatttataagcttttaaaatctcttgtaaaaaCGATAATCACAAAGAATTATAATTTCAACAGCAcataccttttcttcttcctcttcttttccttcttcctcttccttttcttcttcctcttcttttttttcttctctagtaGAACTGGCAGAAACTCTTTCGATCCCTAAATAGCCCTCCACCCTTCcaacttttttcttaagaacTTCACAGTTTTCATAGACCAGTGCTACTTTCTCACCAAAGGAcattaatttcctttttctgctGTGATGCACAATTGTTTCAATTGTAAGTTTCATTACATGATCAATTCTACTTTCATGTCCTTGTTCCACTTGAACCAACCCTGACACCAATCCTTTTTGCTCATTCTATACCCTTTGAtcacaagatcaaaaacatCTAACAGATCATTGTCTTCAATATCCTTCTGTGAAACCAAGTGGTCATATTCATGAGAATTAACACCAACTATTGGTGTACTTCAAACTGCAAAGATAAACTAAATTCCAAACTATGTAAAAATCATGTACAATGCTTAATTAACCTTTaaaaatcccttataaattgtttaaatTGCCTTTAATCCTTTTTAAATCCTTAAAACttgattgtaaaaactattgtaaaacatactctttatttataaacagtgtttaaaaaaaaaaaagtcatagGTAAGAAAAATGTACCTTGTCACCATCTGCAATTATTGTTACAGCTTTTGCACTTGGAGACGATGTTGATCTCCATTGGAGAATTAATGGAATATTTCCACTAGATGATTCATCTCTAAGCCAAACTTTTCTCCCAACTTCAGAACCGATGATAATGCCCATATGTGAATTGTAGAAACAAATCGACTATATTGTTTCCTTAACAAAGTGTCAATATTGAATTTCTTCACTTCAGTTACCAAATATGAGTAAACAATCTGCGCCCATCGATACTTGCAGAACTTTTCGAAATCACTAGCTCTCTGCAGATTCTCAATTGGCAGCAAGGTAGTCGGATTTTGAGCTAGCAATATCCCCTCCACTAGTAACAAACCCCCCAATCTCATTCTCTCCTTCTGGCAGCATTTTTTTGGATGTAAGATCGACAAATCACATTTTATCATTAATccacaaatcttttttctgcTTTTCTTCAAAGTCTGATTATCTTCTATCTACCActtttctatcttcttctcttcacattTGGACTGCTTCCTGATGCATCATCTATTGGAAGTTATGTTGTTATGATAAACTCTTTCAGGGAGAATCACATAGGTTGATCAGCAAATAAAAACCACAATTCGTCATTGCTGGTTAGTATCCTTCTTTTGAGTAAATGATGGACGATATGGCTTGAAAAGGCTATGTCATTGCATTCAACGAATTCCACTACAGGACCCAAGAACGTGTCCATTAATGTCTTGTACTCTATCGGCTTTAATGCTTCCCTGGCCTTCAAgacaattttgtttgatgaatGCTTTGATACCCTTGTAACATTATCTATTTCTCTGCCTAGTTGAAATAGTCTTGTAGGGAAGTACAGTTTCTTTGTACTCATTTTCTCAAAACCTGATGAAATACATTAACACAGTCTTTAAATTAACACAATTTTGAATATCGTTTTAAAAACCATTGTAAATCTATTGTGCTTGTGTAGTTTCGAAACATAAACACAGTCATTACAAGTCATTTTAAGGAAGTACAGTTTCTTCGTACTCATTTTCTCAAAACCTGATGAAATACATTAACTCAGTCTTTAAATTAACACAATTTTGAATATCGTTTTAAAAACCATTGTAAATCTATTATGCATGTGTAGTTTCGA
It encodes the following:
- a CDS encoding uncharacterized protein (FUNCTIONS IN: molecular_function unknown; INVOLVED IN: biological_process unknown; LOCATED IN: mitochondrion; BEST Arabidopsis thaliana protein match is: myosin heavy chain-related (TAIR:AT5G32590.1); Has 404 Blast hits to 390 proteins in 105 species: Archae - 10; Bacteria - 61; Metazoa - 184; Fungi - 25; Plants - 79; Viruses - 0; Other Eukaryotes - 45 (source: NCBI BLink).), coding for MGRRRRSQQLSFTQSHSRRNHPLYIVHVAIFGWSRTFEQRSSLFYSTNFFFEHRIFLFSTMNPDTERPESPSFNECGYSNDICTRPNDIAGPHYMSTCTLQCLERLKELCRIPPEIMTESKMHGPMESPEDHRSGYFCVYEIYFKGCGLTFPFPEALLLSVRSSSKKTGYFSAYPNANRNLISHLPNKDENWHQPWFLIKKTLASIGNLSDVLPSKWSTKPAFIARTLSTEEFIELFKIVFEGETLWNSFTRDRFIEANHKLRMSPPGQLHQLPPPPSLSQGTLARDLASRWKVISKPMAEACELTMVAPKGPDRPMRLGQHSVLNAMVVVLLGEKDIPVVTLLALLPEFAKRETDRLVAALLPEGTNQRPGLLTDSVPEFENASYSMLTIHRGQKLEDQVDHLSSELMESNGELQDQYRRHDKLQDELSVAQDRLSESESVAYTLNNQFTELKAKYKAIAKLRDAELAKSALKARKEVKGRRIELIQGAILFIQTEKARSELESNIKEHESNLLLLDQVHEEDFSEDPLFLSGDDFEPAGVLFPHTAFHFPPKDKKEAYDYMDKVVDKHRRLCDERQRLGLKRQTLEARIARVERKVREMESDPFQWELRNFDCVAKIPTMLWMYLRARGQVLGLVNAHVEVVPSDSEEDDEEEDIDPSNCVKNEPKVDDKNEASTSNAESAMKEHVPKPLP
- a CDS encoding hypothetical protein (DUF3287) (Protein of unknown function (DUF3287); CONTAINS InterPro DOMAIN/s: Protein of unknown function DUF3287 (InterPro:IPR021704); BEST Arabidopsis thaliana protein match is: Protein of unknown function (DUF3287) (TAIR:AT5G29050.1); Has 30201 Blast hits to 17322 proteins in 780 species: Archae - 12; Bacteria - 1396; Metazoa - 17338; Fungi - 3422; Plants - 5037; Viruses - 0; Other Eukaryotes - 2996 (source: NCBI BLink).), translating into MEFNLRCSESMPDFSRVGMMDEDIPNVRGRGPSQPRGFLRSQIRAPCALMKGLSDIDQEITMAFIKALAVQHQKRSLERRKIRKKINRILRRVIAISRELHTLNSHPGDWIELGISEFDRIPDCMMPILELAGQGVQLFYKSRRVS